The following coding sequences lie in one Polyodon spathula isolate WHYD16114869_AA chromosome 15, ASM1765450v1, whole genome shotgun sequence genomic window:
- the LOC121328154 gene encoding claudin-10-like: protein MNSMNLEIIALVVEFCGWVLVCCTLPIDYWKWSVLDGNIITTAVLWCNLWKSCFTDSTGVTDCRDLSSILGQERHIQACRGLMICCVTLGFFGAIFALFGMRCTRIGGTDTTKAKTACVAGGCYIVGGLCSLSAYSLYANRITAIYFDPTYTDQKYELGSPLFIGWSGSVLCIVGGSIFCLINGKDSKPKRNIYSYTAGSSYITPNPKTQRSMQEYRSQSKDSKTQRSMQEYRSQSKDPKTQRSMREYGSQSKDFDRDAYV from the exons ATGAATTCTATGAACCTTGAGATAATTGCCTTAGTCGTCGAGTTTTGTGGCTGGGTCCTGGTATGCTGTACCTTGCCTATTGACTACTGGAAATGGTCTGTACTCGATGGCAACATCATTACCACTGCTGTCCTCTGGTGCAACCTCTGGAAAAGCTGCTTCACAGATTCAACTGGAGTTACTGACTGCAGGGACTTGTCAAGCATACTGGGACAAGAAC GTCACATCCAAGCTTGCAGAGGCCTTATGATTTGTTGTGTGACACTGGGGTTTTTTGGAGCCATTTTTGCCTTGTTTGGGATGAGGTGTACAAGGATTGGGGGAACAGACACCACCAAAGCTAAGACTGCCTGTGTGGCAGGAGGCTGTTACATAGTTGGAG GTTTGTGCTCTTTGAGTGCATACTCACTATATGCAAACAGAATAACTGCAATATATTTTGACCCTACTTATACAGACCAAAA atatGAGCTGGGAAGTCCTTTGTTTATAGGCTGGTCAGGCTCTGTACTCTGCATTGTAGGTGGAtcaattttctgtttaataaatggAAAAGATTCTAAGCCAAAAAG GAATATTTACAGTTACACTGCAGGATCATCATATATcacccctaaccctaaaactCAAAGGTCCATGCAGGAGTATAGAAGCCAATCAAAAGACTCTAAAACTCAGAGGTCCATGCAGGAGTATAGAAGCCAATCAAAAGATCCTAAAACTCAGAGGTCCATGCGGGAGTATGGAAGCCAATCAAAAGACTTTGACAGAGATGCTTACGTTTAA
- the LOC121327994 gene encoding claudin-10-like, which produces MNHYGVEIAAFLLCVTGWVLISSTMPTEYWRVSTIEGTVIVTASYYSNLWKMCVHGSTGVSDCKNFESMLAQPKHIKACRGLLIIGIILCTFGNIFSLVGMKCTKIGGSEKIKTRLTFLVGIIHLIGGLTSLCAFSVYGNRVTAEFFDPHFQHIKYELGVGLYIGWSGSSVTLIGGSMYCYSTVKEGLFERKTYIYKGATAYMKTRTGRSQRSIGTYRYSLKQSDIDSFV; this is translated from the exons ATGAATCATTACGGGGTTGAGATCGCTGCCTTCCTCCTGTGTGTCACTGGTTGGGTCCTGATATCCTCAACCATGCCTACTGAGTACTGGAGAGTGTCGACGATTGAGGGCACTGTCATTGTGACGGCCAGCTACTATTCCAACCTCTGGAAGATGTGTGTCCACGGTTCAACTGGAGTGTCTGACTGCAAGAACTTCGAGTCTATGCTGGCACAACCAA AACACATCAAAGCATGCAGAGGTCTATTGATCATTGGTATTATCCTTTGCACTTTCGGAAACATATTTTCCTTGGTCGGGATGAAATGTACCAAGATTGGAGGATCAGAAAAGATCAAAACTAGACTGACTTTTCTGGTAGGAATAATTCACCTAATCGGCG GTTTGACGTCTCTGTGCGCATTCTCAGTGTATGGGAACAGAGTTACAGCAGAATTTTTTGACCCACATTTTCAACACATAAA ATATGAATTAGGTGTTGGTTTGTATATTGGATGGTCAGGTTCTTCAGTTACACTTATTGGTGGTTCAATGTACTGTTACTCAACAGTGAAAGAGGGGCTGTTTGAAAG GAAGACATACATTTACAAAGGAGCAACCGCCTACATGAAAACACGAACTGGAAGATCTCAGCGGTCCATAGGAACATATAGATACTCACTGAAACAGTCTGACATAGATTCCTTTGTTTAA
- the LOC121327787 gene encoding claudin-10-like gives MSNMGVEMLAFTLAVSGWILISSTLPTDYWKVSSIDGTVITTATFWSNLWKTCVTDSTGVSNCKDFPSMLALEGYIQVCRGLMIAAVCLGFFGSILALVGMKCTKIGGSDKTKARIACLAGIHFILGGLSSVTACSLYAHRITSEFFDPTYIAQKYELGAALFIGWAGSALCILGGIALCFSMAGDGTNKRAGYTYSGAASFISSRTKVQNMAADVRSARGNVNPPKHFDKNAYV, from the exons ATGAGTAACATGGGTGTGGAGATGCTTGCCTTCACCCTGGCTGTTTCAGGCTGGATCCTAATATCCTCTACCTTACCCACTGACTACTGGAAAGTGTCTTCAATCGATGGCACTGTCATTACCACTGCCACCTTCTGGTCCAACCTCTGGAAGACCTGCGTCACAGACTCAACCGGAGTGTCCAACTGCAAGGACTTCCCATCCATGCTGGCACTGGAGG GTTACATCCAAGTCTGCAGAGGCCTCATGATTGCTGCTGTCTGCCTGGGATTTTTTGGAAGCATACTCGCCTTGGTTGGGATGAAGTGTACCAAGATTGGAGGATCAGATAAGACCAAAGCTAGAATTGCTTGTCTGGCAggaatacatttcatacttggCG GTTTGTCATCTGTGACCGCATGCTCGCTGTATGCACACAGAATTACATCCGAGTTTTTTGACCCCACTTATATAGCACAAAA ATATGAATTAGGTGCTGCTTTGTTCATAGGATGGGCAGGCTCGGCACTCTGCATCCTTGGGGGGATTGCTCTCTGTTTCTCCATGGCAGGCGATGGGACAAACAAAAG GGCAGGTTACACATACAGTGGAGCAGCCTCCTTTATCTCCTCTCGAACTAAAGTGCAGAACATGGCAGCAGATGTGAGGTCTGCCAGAGGCAATGTAAATccaccaaaacattttgacaaaaatgcATATGTTTaa